The following proteins are co-located in the Thermodesulfobacteriota bacterium genome:
- the gloA gene encoding lactoylglutathione lyase, producing the protein MKFLHTMIRVGDLDKSIKFYTEVLGLTHHRQTEYPDGEFTLAFLGYGGDTEPFLELTHNWGTDSYDLGNGYGHMAFGVEDIYASCEKIEELGGKVIRPPGPMKHGKTVIAFIEDPDSYKVELIERKN; encoded by the coding sequence ATGAAGTTCTTACACACTATGATAAGGGTTGGAGATTTAGATAAATCGATTAAATTTTACACTGAAGTTCTCGGCCTCACACACCACAGGCAAACTGAATATCCTGATGGAGAGTTTACGCTTGCGTTTTTGGGATACGGCGGAGATACAGAGCCATTTCTAGAGCTCACACATAACTGGGGCACGGACAGTTATGATCTTGGTAACGGCTATGGTCATATGGCATTTGGTGTTGAAGATATTTATGCTTCGTGTGAGAAAATTGAGGAGTTAGGAGGCAAGGTTATTCGTCCCCCAGGTCCGATGAAACATGGCAAAACAGTGATTGCATTTATTGAAGACCCTGACAGCTATAAAGTTGAGTTGATTGAAAGAAAGAACTAG
- a CDS encoding replication-associated recombination protein A: KPLAERMRPTVFEDFVGQAHLLGPDGVITKMLGTSNLRSMIFWGPPGTGKTTLARLLATKIDAEFVQINAISSGVKELRAIISEAEDTLRMGKRTVLFIDEIHRFNKSQQAALLKSVENGTLVLIGATTENPSFEVISPLLSRCRVYVLEALSEQDLGKILDSALSGDDLIGEAAISPEAKEELVRQSGGDARIMLNALEVAVDISDLRESIISRDTIREAYQTHHYRYDRAGEEHYNTISAYIKSVRGSDPDAAVYYLARMLEAGEDPKFIARRLIVLASEDIGNAEPYSLTLATSAFTAVDYVGMPEAAIILAQATTYLASCPKSNASYKAIGEATKELQSQPNLKIPFHLRNAPTQLMKDIGYGKHYKYSHDYDEHFIEQDFLPEEIKNSIFYDPTEIGREAALKKYLDKKWKKRQKKD, encoded by the coding sequence AAAGCCTCTTGCGGAGAGAATGCGCCCAACAGTCTTTGAGGACTTTGTAGGCCAAGCTCACCTTCTTGGTCCAGACGGCGTAATAACTAAAATGCTGGGCACAAGTAACTTGCGCTCAATGATATTCTGGGGCCCTCCAGGAACTGGAAAAACTACTCTTGCTAGACTGCTAGCAACCAAAATAGACGCAGAGTTCGTACAAATAAATGCAATTTCATCAGGTGTAAAAGAACTAAGAGCGATTATCTCAGAAGCTGAAGACACACTTCGAATGGGCAAGAGGACTGTTTTGTTTATTGATGAGATCCACCGGTTTAATAAATCACAGCAGGCAGCTCTTCTAAAAAGCGTAGAAAACGGAACTTTAGTATTGATTGGCGCCACCACTGAAAATCCTTCTTTTGAAGTTATCTCGCCTCTGTTATCGAGGTGTAGAGTATATGTGCTTGAGGCTCTATCAGAGCAGGATTTGGGAAAAATTCTAGATAGTGCATTGAGCGGAGATGATTTAATTGGTGAAGCTGCAATAAGTCCTGAGGCAAAAGAGGAACTTGTTCGACAAAGCGGAGGGGACGCCCGCATAATGTTAAATGCCCTTGAGGTTGCTGTAGATATATCAGATCTTAGAGAATCAATTATTAGCCGCGATACAATTAGGGAAGCATATCAGACACATCACTATAGATATGACAGGGCAGGGGAAGAACACTACAATACAATCTCTGCATATATTAAAAGCGTAAGGGGAAGCGATCCAGATGCGGCTGTTTACTATCTTGCCCGAATGCTCGAAGCCGGAGAGGATCCTAAGTTTATTGCCCGAAGATTGATTGTTCTGGCCTCAGAAGATATAGGAAACGCTGAGCCATACTCTCTAACATTAGCTACATCCGCGTTTACCGCTGTAGATTATGTTGGGATGCCTGAGGCGGCAATAATTCTTGCTCAAGCTACGACTTATCTAGCAAGCTGTCCAAAGAGTAACGCCTCATATAAAGCGATTGGTGAGGCTACAAAAGAGCTACAGAGCCAGCCGAATCTGAAAATCCCATTTCATTTGCGAAACGCGCCGACTCAGCTTATGAAAGACATTGGTTACGGTAAGCACTACAAATATTCTCATGACTATGACGAGCATTTTATAGAGCAGGACTTTTTACCTGAGGAAATAAAAAACAGTATATTCTATGACCCTACAGAGATAGGCAGGGAGGCCGCACTTAAAAAATATCTGGATAAAAAATGGAAAAAGCGGCAAAAAAAAGATTAG